The sequence below is a genomic window from Deltaproteobacteria bacterium.
TTGCTGAAGAAGCCGGCGAAGCCCGGAATGCCCGCGATCGCGAGGTTGGCGATGAAGAACGTCCCGAATGTGATCGGCATATGACGGCGCAGCCCGCCCATCTTCTGCATATCCTGCTCGCCGCTCATCCCGTGGATCACGCTGCCAGCGCCGAGGAACAGCAGCGCTTTGAAGAACGCGTGCGTCATCAAGTGGAAGACCCCGGCGCTGAAGGCGCCGACCCCGACCCCGAGGAACATGTAACCGAGTTGGCTGATGGTCGAGTACGCCAGCACCTTCTTGATGTCGTTTTGCGCCAAGCCGATGGTCGCCGCGATCAATGCCGTCAAGGCACCGATCCACGCCACCACCGCCAGCGCCGTTGGCGTCAGCACGTAGAGGAAGTTGAGCCGGGCGATCATGTACACGCCCGCCGTCACCATCGTCGCTGCATGGATCAACGCACTGACGGGAGTCGGACCCGCCATCGCATCGGGCAACCACACGTAGAGCGGTAACTGCGCCGATTTGCCGGTGGCACCGACGAACATCAACAATGCAATCGCCGTCACGACGCCGAGCGGGATCTGCTTCACGTGCGCGGCGACTTCGCTGAATGCCAGCGTGTGCGGCCCCGCGCCCAGGTTCCAAAACAGCAGAAATAGCCCGAGCAAGAAACCCGCGTCACCGATGCGGTTGACGATGAACGCCTTCTTTCCGGCGCTGGCGTTCTCGTCCTTGTCGTACCAGAAGCCGATCAACAGGTATGAACACAGCCCAACGCCTTCCCAGCCAACGAAGAGCAGCGGCAGATTGTCGGCCAGGACTAGCACCAACATCGCGAAGGTGAACAGGTTGAGATACGTGAAGTAGCGCGCGAAGTCGTCCTCGTGCGCCATGTAGCCGACCGAGTAGATGTGAATCAGCGAGCCGACACCGGTGACCACCAGGATCATCACCGCCGACAGCGCGTCGGCCCGGAACGCGACATCGAGATGCAACGAGCCGGCGCTGATCCACGGATAGACGTTGTCGAGCAGCGCGGTGCCCTCGGGTAGGCCGAGCAGCGTCGCGAAGGCGGTCACGCTCACACCAAACGCCGCGATCACCATCCCCGGCGCGATCAGTGACACGAAGCCCCGACCGGCGCGTTGTCCGAACGTCAGGTCGATCAGCACGCCGAGCAGCGGCAGCGCTGGAATCAGCCAGAGGTAATTTGCGGTGACGGTGTCGTGCATCGCTACCAACGCAACAAGTTGAGGTCATCGACGTTGGTGGTCTCACGCCCGCGAAACATCGAGATGATGATCGCGAGCCCGACGGCCGCCTCGGCCGCCGCCACGGTCATCACGAAGAACACGATCACCTGCCCATCCATCGAGTGCCATTGGCGGGCGAAGGCGACAAACGATAGGTTGACGGCGTTGAGCATGAGTTCGATCGACATGAAAATGACAATGACGTTGCGCCGGATCAGTACGCCCACCGCACCGATCGCGAACAAGAGGGCGCTCAACACCAGATAGTAGGTAACCGGAACCATCGCGCTCAACTCACGTGGCGTTTCGCCAGCACCACGGCGCCGATGACGGCGACCAGCAGGAGCACCGAGGTGATCTCGAACGGCAGCAAGTAGTGAGTGAACAGACGCTCGCCGAGGCTTTCGGTCTGACCGAAGCCCTCGGCGACCGCGCCGCTCATGCCGAGCCCGGCCACCGTTCCTTTCGCGCGTGTGAGCTGAATCACCTCCAAGGCGAGGAACGAACCCGCCAACGCGGCCACGAGCCGGAAGCCGACGCGACCAGTTTCGCGCGGCTCGCTCTGCAAGTTCAGCAGCATGATGACGAACAGGAACAGCACCATGATTGCGCCGGCATAGACGATGATCTGCAGGAGCGCGACCAAATGCGCATCCAGGAGCACGAAGACGACGGCCAGCAGAAACAACGTGCAGACCAGCGACATCGCGCTGCGCACGGGATTGCGTTGCAGGATCACGCCGAGTGCGCTGATCACCAGCAGCCCGGCGAGAATGAGGAAGAGCGGCAAGCTCATCTCAGGAATGCACCGCCAGAATGATCGCCGCCGTCAGCACCACGTTGGCCAACGCCAACGGCAGCAGCCCCTTCCATCCCAACCGCATCAACTGGTCGTAGCGAAAGCGCGGCAGCGTCCAGCGGATCATGATCTGCAGCCAACAGAAGAACAGCACCTTCACGGTGAACGAAAGCAGTTGCAGCAGCACCACCACGATTTGTGGCAGTGCGATCATGCCGCCGCCGAGATGGAATCCGTCGCGCGCCAGGAACGGCACCTGCCAACCGCCGAAGAAGAGCGTGGCCACCATGCCGCTGACGATGATGATTTCGATGAAGTCAGTCATGAAGAACATGAGATGCTTCACGCCGGAATATTCGGTGAAGTAGCCGCTCACCAGTTCCGATTCGGCCTCGGGGAGATCGAACGGCACCCGCTTGCTCTCGGCGATGCCCCCGCAGAGGAACACCAGAAACGCGAGCGGCTGATAGAAGATGCCCCATGCGGGCAGCGGTAGCCACGACGCCAACACGCCGCCTTGCGCCCGCGCCATCGCTTGCAAATCCAGCGAGCCATACGTCATCACCATCGATACGACGGCGAGACCGACGGCCAATTCGTAGGAGATCATCTGCGCCGAGCCGCGAATGCCGCCCAGCAGCGACCAGCGGTTGTTCGACGCCCAGCCGCCCAACACCACGCCGTAGACACCGAGCGACACCATTGCCAACACGTACAGCACGCCGACGTTGAGCGGCGCCACTTGCAAATTGACGGTCTGCTCGCCGATCTGCAGCACATCGCCGAACGGAATCACGGCGAAGGCAACCAGCGCGGGGAAGAGATTCACGCACGGCGCCAAGAAGTGCAGCAAGCGATCGGCCCCGGCCGGCACGACATCTTCCTTGGTAATGAACTTGAGCGGGTCGCACATTAGGGTGTTGACCAAACCCGCGCCGGCGAAGCCGAACACCGCGGCGCGGTTGGACCCGATGCGATCTTGGATGAGGGCGCTGCCCTTGCGCTCG
It includes:
- the nuoL gene encoding NADH-quinone oxidoreductase subunit L translates to MHDTVTANYLWLIPALPLLGVLIDLTFGQRAGRGFVSLIAPGMVIAAFGVSVTAFATLLGLPEGTALLDNVYPWISAGSLHLDVAFRADALSAVMILVVTGVGSLIHIYSVGYMAHEDDFARYFTYLNLFTFAMLVLVLADNLPLLFVGWEGVGLCSYLLIGFWYDKDENASAGKKAFIVNRIGDAGFLLGLFLLFWNLGAGPHTLAFSEVAAHVKQIPLGVVTAIALLMFVGATGKSAQLPLYVWLPDAMAGPTPVSALIHAATMVTAGVYMIARLNFLYVLTPTALAVVAWIGALTALIAATIGLAQNDIKKVLAYSTISQLGYMFLGVGVGAFSAGVFHLMTHAFFKALLFLGAGSVIHGMSGEQDMQKMGGLRRHMPITFGTFFIANLAIAGIPGFAGFFSKDEILLRAFTSENGSAALWLIGAVGAGLTAFYMYRLLFLTFYGECRADKEVAHHIHESPNSMTIPLVVLAALSIVGGWIGMPAHWLWGNQFEHFLAPVFGHGEVEHVSAALEYGLMAASVVIALLGIAIAYFFYIVQPGMPMLIAWRAGRLYDLVFNKYYVDELYDAVVVQPIQRGSTWLWRVWDATVIDGLVNGAAETVAANSSLWRRVQTGNVQHYALSFLIGAVVIIGYYVWR
- a CDS encoding NADH-quinone oxidoreductase subunit J, with product MSLPLFLILAGLLVISALGVILQRNPVRSAMSLVCTLFLLAVVFVLLDAHLVALLQIIVYAGAIMVLFLFVIMLLNLQSEPRETGRVGFRLVAALAGSFLALEVIQLTRAKGTVAGLGMSGAVAEGFGQTESLGERLFTHYLLPFEITSVLLLVAVIGAVVLAKRHVS
- the nuoK gene encoding NADH-quinone oxidoreductase subunit NuoK, whose amino-acid sequence is MVPVTYYLVLSALLFAIGAVGVLIRRNVIVIFMSIELMLNAVNLSFVAFARQWHSMDGQVIVFFVMTVAAAEAAVGLAIIISMFRGRETTNVDDLNLLRW
- a CDS encoding NADH-quinone oxidoreductase subunit H, yielding MALEIGIAAIKALVVLLMVLQLAGTLGWVERKGSALIQDRIGSNRAAVFGFAGAGLVNTLMCDPLKFITKEDVVPAGADRLLHFLAPCVNLFPALVAFAVIPFGDVLQIGEQTVNLQVAPLNVGVLYVLAMVSLGVYGVVLGGWASNNRWSLLGGIRGSAQMISYELAVGLAVVSMVMTYGSLDLQAMARAQGGVLASWLPLPAWGIFYQPLAFLVFLCGGIAESKRVPFDLPEAESELVSGYFTEYSGVKHLMFFMTDFIEIIIVSGMVATLFFGGWQVPFLARDGFHLGGGMIALPQIVVVLLQLLSFTVKVLFFCWLQIMIRWTLPRFRYDQLMRLGWKGLLPLALANVVLTAAIILAVHS